ATTGGATTCACTACAACATTAGATAGAAACCGAAAATTCCTTTCCCATTGACAAGTTTTATACAGAAATGTGAGGTCAATATCAGATATTCCAATTTCTAAGTCGAAAGGAAAATTTTGCTCTATAAAATTTCCCTTCCGTAACTTGACACTCATGTTAAAAGCTCAATTTGGAATAGCAATCAACGCAAAATTTACTGAAGCATAATATATGACTATATGCTACTGATAATGTGTCCCAAAGATTTCAAAATCTCTGTTATCCGAGGATGACATATAAGTTATACAAACATGGTAGGAAAGGGTGCACTCAAAGAACAGCtatagaatttttaaaaacctcAATCATTATACAAAGGATAAATGGTTTTTGTGTCTGTGCACCTAAGTGATCAGGGTTAGCATGCACAAACAGCTGAGTCAATACAAGCGCCAAGCCTTGGTCAAATAACCTTAAGTACACTAACGCTACATTATACTGCATGTGATGCTTGCAACAAATTTAGTCCTACACTAACAACTGAAAGTCATTTGAAACCTGAAAAAACACATAAGCCTGCCTGTATTGGGAAGGAATACGTTATCTAGTAATTTTCCTTCCCCATCTTGAAGAACATGTTCAAAGCTCTGTTTGAAATAAGATTCAACTTACACTTTTCCTAAGCATATTACTAAAGCTAAATGCTGCCATGGATAATCATTAGGGTTGAAGATCAAAACCCACACTCTCTTCTACCATAGTATACGGAATTAGGGAGAGGAATCGGACAAGGACCTGATCTATCACTATTACTAATACCATAGAGGCTGCCAGATTATCTTGCACACAACAACACTGCCCTTGAACACTAAATTTTTGGAAACAGATGTTTAGCTTTTAGAAGTTCTCCAGCTAGGTTTAGTTCGGTTAAAAACTGAACTGTTGCCAAAAATTTAGGGTCATTACCTTCTACCTAGGTGTCAGAGTTTGTAGACAGAAACTCTTGTGCAAttgtaattcttttattcCAAAGCCAGAATATAGTTCCTTCACTAAATTTTGACATGCTAAGAAGGGTGCCTCGAAAAATAAGCACGAGAACAAGAAATtaacagaaacaaaaagaaagcataCTTACTGAAGAGATAGGAGGGGAGAGAGGGTCAAGCAGGGGCTTAATTATCCAGACCTGTAAATAGCATCCTTGTCAATGGCTTCTTTTCTGCGACTGGCAAGGCAATTCTGGGCATTCCAATGACATAAAAACCAAATATACTAACATTATAATGAGGTCAAGAATCAAGTGTTCAATTCCAGCTGTTCTGCTAGTAGAATGATAAGGGAGGCTTACCTCTTTCAACAAAACGCGGACCAACCATAACCCTAATTTAGTAACGAAAATGAGTTTGTCGGTGtaaatttttgttgaaaagACCCACGTAGAGATTCTAGAAGCTGTGACCAGAGTCGGCATTGGCCGGAGAAGACGGTGGAGGAGAACGAGGAGATGAGGTTGGGGGATTACCGAGTCGGCCGAGTTGGAAGTTGGAACCGGCGAAGAGGATTTGCGAGCGCGAAAAGAGACACGATTTTCTtttgggaaagtttgggaaggAAGCCCAAACACAGAAAAAGTCATTTAGCCCATTGGGCCATTACAAACAGCCCTAGGCCTTGGGTTGGAAtataaaaatgttaaaattctcaaaagaaaaataaactgattGTGATTAAAaagggttttaatttttttttaaaatttacttttcaattgataattttgtttctgattttgacGTCACAGATACACAGTGACACtaacatatataaaattggaaaaaaaaaaaaaatcatgtgtGAAATTGGAGTGAATGTGATTGTTTACACAACATTCTAACAGAATTCAAAACCTGATCCTATTGATTATTTTGTCACCTGGACTTTGAAATGCTTAGTTTCATATGCGCATCCAAAAAAGGGAAGATAAGTTTAATTTGTAGTATCTGTTAAATATGGTTCTATATCACTTTATGCGGCAAATAAAATGGACAAttacatcaattaaaattaatttattattttcttttcttttttgatttattgacactttttaatttatgtggTTGTCCACTTTATCTGCCATATAAAATAGTATGAaaatgtggtatacaaatatAGTAAGAGTATTACTCTTAAATTAATTGAGGTGGTCTGTACAGATTAACTGTCACATAATGTGAAATGCTATGTGATCAATTCAATGTGCTCATATAGTATGATTAACCTATTAGCAACTATTTGCAGGATCTGCTGCGATAATATAACTGTGAATGCTTAgagtaaataaaattttaatgctTGTTTGTATTAGATGAGAAGCTGCTTTTTCTTATGGATGTTTCTTGGTTTAAATGTTCTAATTTAGGTAAGATATTGGGTGAACTAAATATGatgtgataaaataaaattaatttgtagTCCAAAGGGAAAATCCAGCATTCTAGGTGCCTCTATTGTGGCAACAAGGACTTTGAAATGCTCAATTTCATATGcaaaaagaagacaaactaAATCTAGACTTGAAGTTTCTAGTTTTAAAAGCTGGTAAGAAGTGGTGCATAATCaggattttgaatttcatgtTAAATGGAATGAGATTTGCTTATTCTATATGCTTATAACTCTATAACTTGAGTTTACTTACAGGCTCTCAGAGATTGTAAATCAACTTCAAAATGCATATTATCGAAACCAACTGTATGCATAAcagaaaattcaatttatgAGATATTATCCGTTTGAACCTACAGTACTTCAATGAGAAAACTTTACATGAAACACCTGCACTACCTCTCGagaaaatttatatgaaaCGGGTTTATGTAATTCATCTCTCATTTGAGTTTCAGTTGTAATTTGGcatgtgtggtactcttttttctccttttaaattttatctCATTGGGTTTTCTTCTCTATGATGGACCTATTATTCCTGATGATTGATTAATGAAttcccttttgctttttttttttttaaaaaaaaaaaatccgcctctatttttctctctcatcacaatatacatatagaaaacatgaaaactaCTCAAACAGCTCATAATAACAAGCTTGTCGtcacaccaccaccactaaaCAACAACTCAAACTCATTGAGTTTGCAATAACTCTCAACTCTGTCCCATGTCAATGCCAAGAGAGAAACATGAAAACTACTCAAACAACTCATAATCACAAGCTTGTCGTCACATCGCCACTAAACAACAAGAGTTTTTTTAACACTCCTcgcttttttttatttactccaatacttaaattattaatctcttaagttttattattgtgtaaaaagacaaaaaaggtcatccaacttaatagTTAACCTTagtacatctatacacacacTCCACCACtattcatattaagttttagaaaaacacaaactcttTTACACCCTATTGCTATTGCCAAATTATCTCTTTCAATCCAAGAAACCTACTACACTCTCATATTCGcttcacaaaccctaaataCGGTATGCAAATAGTGGTTTGTGGGTCATCAATTGAGGTATGTAATGTAAGAAGTCACCATCAAGAAGACCACCTGCTAATTTCCCCAAGCAAACTTCTGAATTTTGTGCAAGAATTTGATCAGGGCTCTTCAAGGAAGATAAAGACTATGAGTCTCACTGTTTTACAATAAGTAATTATAGCTGGAATTAGTTGTTAATCACCAAGCTTCAAAGTAGAGTGGTGAGGGAAAAGATAACGGGGTGTGGGATGTGGAGTTGatgaggttttttttgtttttttttttcctgttggGTGTGTATTTAGGGGTGGTTTGAGAAGATAGTGGGGTTTTCatagaaattacaaaaatttgaattaaaagttGAGGTGAACTTAGAATATAGAGTGAATAAAGAGAAGTAtgagatttaaataaaaaaactcaactCGTTGAGTTTGAAATAACTCTCAACTCTCTCCCATATCAATGCCAAGAGAGGGTTGGTTAAAGTCAAATGACCACATGAAACCAGTTAACTAAGCTCTGAAGCAATATATTCAAAGTTCAGAGTAAGGTGGGGCAGGGAGCAAATCATAATTGTTATTTGCCAAACAAAGGAAACCGCGTTGCAGTCAGTTCGACAAAGTTGATAATATTCTGTCCGACTGGGACTTATTATGATGTGGCCAACACAATTCTGTCAAACCTGGTATATGGGGTCTTGTGCATAATTCAATAGCCTGATATGGCCAAGAAACAAGTGAAAACTCCATGGTTGACAATAATGATATCATGATTGAACATCTCAGCCAATTATATACTCACTCAAACTTCAaagtcagagagagagagagagagagagagagagagagagattcagaCAGGAGAAATCAAGAATGAACTATATTCATGCTATTAGATAGAAGGCTAAACTCTTTTTATACACAAAGCTCAAAGCCAAGCTATATTTCTATACCATTTACTCTACATATGACTACAACAATGGCAGCGCCAAATGAATGACTAAAAATACAGTACAAAAACtgaaactcaaaaaataaCTATAGAAAAGCAGTGCCTGCAAGGCCATGGTGCAACAAATTATGAGCAATGTGATCCCTAGCCTGCACTGAAGTAGCAGACCTCAAACTATTCTCAGGGACAATCTCATCATCAAAGATATCAAAACTTAGATTAGCATCAAGCTCTTCATTCCTCATGGCACAAATGTTGTGCAAAACACAGCAAGCCCCAAGCACCACTGGCAAGTCCTGTAGTTTGACCTCAGTCCTCTTCTGCAAGCAAGACCACCTCCCTTTCAAGTTTGCAAAAGCATCTTTAGCAACCCTCTGAACATCTCCAATTTTCTCATTGAAGGCATGTTGGGTCCAAGTAAGGTTCTGGTGGGTGTAAGGAACCAAAACCCAATCTGTTAGAGGGAACCCAGAATTTCCCACAATCCAAACATCCTTCAGAAGGCCCCTGTTGGCTCTCTGGAACAAAGCTGACTTCTCCAAAACCTGGTCATCAGGCATAGAACCAGGCCAGCCAATACAAACATCGGTAAAAACACCTCTTGGATCAACAACTCCTTGCACTGTAATGGAGTAAGAGGTCTTCTGGTTGCGCTCTGTGTGCCTCTTGTTGAAATAAGCTGCAACATTCACCTTTGGAGCTATAATTGGAACATGGGTTGTGTACATCGACCCACCAACATTTGGTATTCCAGAGCTGGCTTCAAACTCCTCCTTGATAGCTTTCATTCTGTTCTCGTCAGGCCACTGAAGAAACTTGGGCATTAGAACAGTCTTAATTGCAGAGCAAACCTCAAGAACCAGCTTGTGACAGGTGGAGATGCCCAACCCGAAACGTTTCGAAACCAGCCGGAGCGGCTCGCCAGTAGCCAACCGCCATATGCAGACCGCCACCCGCTGCCGAACGGGAATCGCGTCGCGCAGCATTGTGTTCTTCTTCGTCACGGCCGAATCAAGCTCCTCGCAGATCATGTCAAATGTGGCCTTGCTCATCCGAAACGCCTCCCGGAACTCGTCGTCGGAAACGTTTGGATTGTTGTACTTATCCCACCAATCTTTGTTCCTGTCCTTGACCCATAGCCTCCGGTGAGGACCCGCCGCCGGAACAgccgaccccgactccgaacCCGCACTCGAATTCGCAGTCTCGGCAACCGCCGCAGCCGCCGCAAATGCCGATTGGTGAGTCCGTTTCGCGCGAGACTGGTCCAATTCGTCAGATTGAGCATGATTCTGTTGAAGATCAGACAAGTACTCATTCATAGCTCGAGTCTTCTGCCTGTGATTGGCTTCAAGGATCGATTTTTCCTGCTGGGTTTGAACAAAGAACTCTTCTTGCTCCTGCTTCTCTTCCTCATCCAGCAAAATCAGCGTGGTGAGTATGTCGCTCATTGGgccattgttgttgttgctgtcgTCCTCCTTTCTTCTCCGCTTCTTCAAGCCACCCTCTCCATTTATGTCGCAATCGTCCATGTCAGGGAACAGAGTGTAGAAATGGGAGTAATCTTCTTGACTAAGAAATGGGAACGATGTAATTTCCATNNNNNNNNNNGAAAGGCTTTGGATTGGTGTGAAAGTGTTTGAAGAAATGTCTGTGTGAACTTGAATTCCGAGTTTGGATATGAACtggagatgatgatgatgatgatgatggagaGGATGGTTGGGCTctggtcatatttatatatttgtggGGGGAGAGGAGGGGGGTTTTAGGAAGCGTGTGCGCAGATGTGAACGCGGCGTGGGGGTGCTTTTGACGGAGACTTGACTTTTTTTGGATTGGTTTGGAGAGTTGAGAGAATTTACGCGGTGGGATCTTTGGGGTTTGATGGTTTTTTGTATAAACGTTGGGAATAATAAGGGAggggggagggagggaggggaaGCTTCGTTTTTAGGGACTGAGGGAAGGAAGGAGGAAagagcagaaaaaaaaaaagaaaaaaaaaatggagaataaGTGAAATAGTGACTTTGCTTGTACTCAATCGCTAAACAACTTTTGTTagtaaatatatatgaaaaaggCCCCCCTTAAGAttcattattttctgttttagacACGCTTAAATTGTCATTTCTAAGAAAGCACCATGTTTCACTTCTTCATCAGTAAAAACGTTAGAAACCTTAAAAGTAAACTCTCAATACGTGTAATCACTTACAAGTTAACTTATGAGGTATCAAGTAAATGTAAGTATTTCGTGCCAAAAactatttgaaattaaatcgTTCGAATTCGAGCCATAAAAAGTTTAAACCAAACCGTTGGAGTACTTTTCATATAAATTATTGATGTATTTATAGAATTTCATAgatggtttgttttttaaacatGCAAccgtcatatttttttaataaaatctAGCCACAAATAATCATAACAAAAATGGAGcgatctaacatcaaaattaaaacaatatgATGCGGCTCTACTAACAATCACACATAATTGAAGAAACTCCGCATAGGCAttccaactaagattgcaacctcaaaataaatatatataaaagataaagcttgaaaaaatcaagtcgtaacaatacaaataaagctctcacaaatgaGAGATTAAATGTTTtcacaaaggagaggtgaaaaagctctcacaaaatGAGCGGTGAAAACCACACAGAGCACCAAACAAGTCTTTgtaacttattccaaacataaagaaatcgCAAAATGGATGGTGGTAGAGATCCGACACTAAGACATAGCCGCATATGATAGTTgaaggaaaatcataacaaaatgaagacaaaataaGGGAAACCTTCTGTCTCTAAAAGTGGGGGAAGAGGAGaatgaaggaaaataatagAGGATAGGGGTGGAAGAATAGTGACTTCCTCCCCGGCCTTGGCCcctcagatttttatctctcctttattatattttatataacatataaaatttgtaataaacAACTTATAATTTAGCTCAATTAGAATTATTTAGCTCTAAATATGTGATTATTGAATACTTAGGTGTTttatatacttgtattttctacTTCGGCCTCCCCAATTTTACAATTCTAGCTCCGCCCCTGATCACCCCTAAGTTATTAGCATagaaaatccaaaatccaaaatcttCTAAATTAAGAAAGATACTACAAaatttacaaggaaataaaaaatatagattatccaaattaattctaatgaatttattgatattaACATCCACCAAAACAGTGGGACTTACACACCTAACTCTACCAAGCATAGCTGTTCTCTAAAAACGGTGTCCTGATTAAAAATTAGAGGGCAGTAAGTGCAACTATCGTAATTGTAGATAAATCTAtgctgctttttttttaaaaaaaatttgtttgtttttgttttcatatgCAATAAGTGTTATCATTTAATgatactcttaccacatttgtatatcATATTTTCATATCATTTTATGTGGCAGATGAGGTGGACatccacatcaattaaaattaatttaacattttcttttcttttctgatttattgatactttttaattgatgtggttgtcCACTTCATCTGTCACATAAGGTGATATGTGAATGTAGTGTACAAATGTGATAAGAGTGACATTAATCTTTTTAATAATGTGTTCTATTATTGTGCAGTGTGAACAATCTAAAAAAAGATCTCAAATAAATACTAAAATGGATTTTCGATCCTTTTTAATGAAACTCTACCACTCATCTcacttttccttttatttaagATGATCCCATtagtacaagtgatagtctaaactagaTGGGATgaagtttctcacacacacaaaactaATGTCATAGGGGTTCGAATATAAGACCTATAGTCTGCAAGTTAATGCCATTTTACATTGGGCTAGATCCCTTTTCCTAAGATGATCCCATTAGATTTTGGTAAATTTACAATTACTAAAATACCCACActtaaaaataacaattacTGTGTTCTACCTAACCATGTAAATTTATTTGCTCGTGTAGcacatgtttttctttcttagcTTTATAATAATATTGACTTCATTTGTTTAAAAATGGTCCATCCCATTGACCCGCAAATTAGTAGTCAAcgttttcattttgaaatttattgaTTGATAGTTACCTAACCATATTTGAGGACCAGCGCTGTGAATCACACTTGCAATAGAAATTGTTTGACATTCTACATATCGACATAGACATCGcaatcaaaatccaaatttaaaacaaatatcCAAACAACTTAATTTGTCATATTTGTTTAGTGTGAATTTATCCATAATAATAACCCAACTAtccattaaaaatattttggaaaaatgaaatgatttTAAGAGCTGTTTTCTGTAAATGCATAAcattattaaatcaaataaaacatcaaatatatatatacacacacacaaagaatTTTCGTTAAGgaatccctcaaataagcttatttaaaTGACATCCTTATAAGACCCACTCCGtcttgtatttcactaattcaaacgtttattttgtagatattcattcaaagatcatctctacaaaaaatcacttgaatccgatatcatttaactacacaattaaattattgaaatttacGTACTTTCGTGAAGTACCGTGTacattgattttgttggttGCAGTTAGATAtcttaataattttcaatttgtcttaATTTTTACAAAGATAACCTCTTTGGTGGTCATCCCCTTTGAGGATTTTTGAGCCTCATATTGTTTTATTAACTTGACTTGCATGTCAACTCATTTCTACACATGTTAGTCTTCATATTTGATCAAGTGGttgaaaaaagccaaaacttgttgttattatttattattttgctttatatatataaattattaatattttcaataGTCAATGCAATGttattcaaaattaatgaatagaAGCATGAACATCATTTTGGAGAAGGGGAGCTAAGGTGCCTCCTAAACCCATTCATGATCATCAATACAATCCAATGATCCATAGCAAGTTTAGCTTGAGAGGGAGTGACAATATTTCAAGCTCTAAGAGTATAGTCAAACACAAGAAGTTGACCTAAACTGCCTCAAGAAGATTTGTGATCTTACTCTATCTTGGCAACATTATTGTATATGTGTTAGTGTGTGCgtgctttttatattttaaatttattgtgTTTATGCGATATGCATGATTTACAAATGATTATATATTAGAGTTAAATTGTAAATGACGAAGGAGTGTGACATGAAAGTTTTTTCATTAATgtcaaaaaaagaattttatttttatttttattttttgtcttgaccaacaaaagaaattatgGTTTTTGTTGCTTACATTGTGGTAGGGTTAGACTCCTATtttcatattatattatacacatacaACCAAGTTCATAAACTTGCCACTTcagcatttttttaaaagttgtttttaaaaaaaaaaatggtatagCATTTTTGTAGTTGAACTTGTCATTGTGCTTAAAATAAATCTGTTATAAGTACACATACACATTTTGTAATTGCATATATCTATACCAATTTTTACAAAACTAGACAACTGGTGAAAGTTTTAGGTCTCAAAATTATCCTTTCATACCTCATATAACTCAtacttaataaaaaaatagtatataaTATTAAGAATTTATTAGATAGTTTTCACAAGTAAATGTGtaaaaaacacaatttcattagatatatttatttatttatttttaaataagcGATAGattgtatttataaattaGGCACAAAGGCCATTAGCTGTAAAGGCCTGTACAAGAACAGATACGAAGATTTCATTTAGGATTGATACAAATGCGGAAGCACATTAACCACATATAAGGGGGAGTTCATCGACATCAACAATGAAACTCCCATCATAGCCACACATAACCAGAGAGATTACGGTAAACAATACCGTAAGCCTAAAAAGATCAGGCATAGAACACTATATGCCTAAGCACCTAAACTACAAATACAACAAAATCTTTAACTCTCACAAGTAACCTCGTCTGTTATCATATGtgaaaaacaatttattttgGCGGGTAAATGTGtaagaaataatttgataCATCTCCACCAAATCTTTTTGAATATTGCATAATCGCCCAAAACACGAAGCAATGGCTCATGTTTTTTCTGAGGATTTTAAATATCTATTatcattattatattatatctGCATAACATTGCGAGCCAGGAAGTGTACGGACTGATCAGAGGCCAACCAACCATCGTGAATTTGCGATTCAAGGTTCACAAAGAACacaacaaagaacaaacagaCAAAAAACCCAGATGAGCAGCTGCTCTTCCATGGCCTCCCTTCTCATCACACCCCCCACTGCTACTCTGCAACTCAAGGTAATTTTATCATTTCCCGCTTGTGTCTTGCAGCCTCCAAGCACCGATATTTcgatttaattttcttaacattataattttgttttgcttttcttattttgggtCGTTCCATTTGTTGATTGCAGGAAGATCGCATGAGGGTCAGCCCTGTAATTACGAACCCATCATCCAAAATTGACCAGACTGGTCTGAGAAATTCTAGACGTCATG
Above is a genomic segment from Prunus dulcis chromosome 7, ALMONDv2, whole genome shotgun sequence containing:
- the LOC117633425 gene encoding protein ALP1-like; translation: MEITSFPFLSQEDYSHFYTLFPDMDDCDINGEGGLKKRRRKEDDSNNNNGPMSDILTTLILLDEEEKQEQEEFFVQTQQEKSILEANHRQKTRAMNEYLSDLQQNHAQSDELDQSRAKRTHQSAFAAAAAVAETANSSAGSESGSAVPAAGPHRRLWVKDRNKDWWDKYNNPNVSDDEFREAFRMSKATFDMICEELDSAVTKKNTMLRDAIPVRQRVAVCIWRLATGEPLRLVSKRFGLGISTCHKLVLEVCSAIKTVLMPKFLQWPDENRMKAIKEEFEASSGIPNVGGSMYTTHVPIIAPKVNVAAYFNKRHTERNQKTSYSITVQGVVDPRGVFTDVCIGWPGSMPDDQVLEKSALFQRANRGLLKDVWIVGNSGFPLTDWVLVPYTHQNLTWTQHAFNEKIGDVQRVAKDAFANLKGRWSCLQKRTEVKLQDLPVVLGACCVLHNICAMRNEELDANLSFDIFDDEIVPENSLRSATSVQARDHIAHNLLHHGLAGTAFL